In one Rutidosis leptorrhynchoides isolate AG116_Rl617_1_P2 chromosome 8, CSIRO_AGI_Rlap_v1, whole genome shotgun sequence genomic region, the following are encoded:
- the LOC139864040 gene encoding uncharacterized protein, producing the protein MSRTEGDNVLISKLDFGDPLYFHPSDISSTPIITLKLTGTENYRVWSCAMTLALQTKNKMGFVNGKVKRDKTNAILGNQWDRCNSVVLSWILGTISEELYLGQVYSTIASEVWTELKETYDKVDGAVIFNLHKKINSITQNGSSLSEYYHTLNSLWKQFDAMVHIPDNTQ; encoded by the coding sequence ATGTCTAGGACTGAAGGGGATAATGTTTTGATTAGCAAACTTGATTTTGGAGATCCACTGTATTTTCATCCATCTGATATTAGTAGCACACCTATCATTACTTTGAAATTAACTGGTACTGAAAATTACAGAGTATGGTCTTGTGCCATGACTCTAGCTTTGCAAACTAAGAACAAAATGGGTTTTGTTAATGGAAAAGTTAAAAGAGATAAAACAAATGCTATTTTGGGTAATCAGTGGGATAGATGTAATTCAGTGGTTCTTTCTTGGATTTTGGGAACCATCTCAGAAGAACTATACTTGGGTCAAGTTTATTCTACTATTGCTTCTGAGGTTTGGACTGAATTAAAGGAGACTTATGATAAGGTGGATGGTGCTGTTATTTTCAATTTGCATAAAAAGATAAATTCTATAACACAGAATGGATCTTCATTGTCTGAATACTATCACACACTTAATTCTTTATGGAAACAGTTTGATGCTATGGTTCATATACCTGATAATACACAATAA